In Candidatus Nitrospira nitrificans, one genomic interval encodes:
- a CDS encoding formylglycine-generating enzyme family protein, giving the protein MNVRRIVTAWATGVLTLFLQIGLAAATEGRTSKPESVPSTSLKPDFSALPAKPSSANGDHKTAEKSKPPANGGAAHQLALLHAVVPELIGKDGAPMVLVSAGEFVMGSDKGDEDEAPAHRVYLNAFYIDKFEVTNGRFAKYVEAIQSEPPWGFTDKETPVIHAERPVRWVNWMDAMGYCLWLGKRLPTEAEWEKAARGTDERTYPWGNDPPTPVHAVYGLKEGGAETVSVIGNHHMGQSPYGVQDLAGNLYEWVLDWYAEDFYSSFINSPAINPRGPSEGTTKVQRGGSYINTPYRLRSSFRTKGDPTEQDPNVGFRCAQDVQKQP; this is encoded by the coding sequence ATGAATGTTCGACGAATTGTGACCGCATGGGCTACCGGTGTTCTGACCCTCTTTCTACAGATAGGGCTTGCAGCGGCGACCGAAGGCCGGACATCGAAGCCTGAGTCTGTTCCATCAACTTCCCTCAAGCCTGATTTTTCTGCCCTTCCGGCGAAACCATCCAGCGCCAACGGCGATCATAAAACTGCAGAAAAGAGCAAGCCGCCGGCCAACGGTGGCGCTGCGCACCAGCTGGCTCTGTTGCACGCCGTCGTTCCTGAACTTATCGGGAAAGACGGAGCGCCGATGGTGTTGGTTTCGGCGGGCGAGTTTGTGATGGGAAGCGATAAAGGTGATGAAGACGAAGCCCCTGCGCATCGCGTCTACCTCAATGCCTTCTACATCGATAAATTCGAGGTGACGAACGGACGATTCGCCAAATATGTCGAGGCCATTCAGAGCGAGCCTCCGTGGGGATTCACGGACAAGGAGACGCCCGTGATCCATGCCGAACGTCCGGTCCGCTGGGTCAACTGGATGGATGCGATGGGCTATTGCCTCTGGCTGGGGAAACGGCTGCCCACAGAGGCCGAATGGGAAAAGGCGGCACGCGGGACCGATGAACGGACCTATCCGTGGGGAAACGATCCGCCGACTCCGGTGCATGCGGTCTATGGGTTGAAGGAAGGCGGCGCGGAGACGGTGTCGGTCATCGGCAATCACCACATGGGGCAAAGTCCGTATGGTGTGCAGGACCTGGCCGGTAATCTCTATGAATGGGTGCTAGACTGGTACGCCGAGGATTTCTATTCCAGCTTTATCAACAGCCCCGCGATCAATCCCCGCGGTCCCAGCGAAGGAACGACCAAAGTCCAGCGTGGTGGATCCTACATCAATACGCCGTATCGACTGCGGTCATCGTTTCGCACGAAGGGTGATCCGACCGAGCAAGATCCGAATGTGGGCTTCCGCTGCGCCCAGGATGTTCAGAAGCAGCCGTAG
- a CDS encoding polyphosphate kinase 2 family protein: MKQYRVKPDGKLSLKELNPDDTGDYKKSEQGKAKAKAETAKLIARLDGLQERLYAGATRSLLLVLQGMDTSGKDGTIKSVMSGVNPQGCKVAAFKAPTKDELARDFLWRVHREVPPKGYIGIFNRSHYEDVLITRVHGWVSDKVAKRRFDQIKEFEELLTESGTAVLKVFLHISKDEQKGRLEARIADPEKRWKWSSGDLEERKLWDEYQKAFEEVMSATSTESAPWYVVPANRKWYRNLIVADRVVNALEDMKLKMPPAPDGVDFTKLRIV, translated from the coding sequence GTGAAACAATACCGTGTGAAGCCCGACGGAAAACTTTCGCTCAAAGAATTGAATCCTGACGACACGGGCGACTACAAGAAGAGCGAACAAGGAAAAGCGAAGGCCAAAGCCGAAACAGCCAAGCTCATTGCCAGGCTCGATGGATTACAAGAACGATTGTATGCCGGCGCGACGCGATCGCTCCTGCTCGTGCTGCAGGGGATGGATACGAGCGGGAAGGATGGGACCATCAAGAGCGTTATGTCCGGTGTGAACCCGCAAGGTTGCAAAGTGGCGGCATTCAAGGCTCCGACCAAGGATGAACTGGCCCGCGATTTTCTGTGGCGTGTGCATCGCGAGGTGCCTCCCAAAGGCTACATCGGCATCTTTAACCGGTCGCACTATGAGGATGTGTTGATTACGCGGGTCCATGGGTGGGTGTCCGACAAAGTTGCCAAGCGTCGATTCGACCAAATCAAAGAATTCGAGGAACTGCTGACCGAAAGCGGGACGGCCGTGCTCAAGGTCTTCCTCCATATCTCGAAGGACGAACAGAAAGGACGACTGGAAGCCCGCATCGCCGATCCGGAGAAACGCTGGAAATGGAGTTCCGGCGATCTGGAGGAACGGAAGCTGTGGGATGAGTACCAAAAGGCCTTCGAAGAGGTCATGTCGGCGACCAGCACCGAGAGCGCGCCCTGGTACGTCGTGCCGGCGAATCGAAAGTGGTATCGCAACCTTATTGTGGCTGACCGTGTCGTGAACGCGTTGGAAGACATGAAACTCAAGATGCCTCCGGCACCGGATGGTGTGGATTTTACCAAGCTCAGGATCGTGTAG
- a CDS encoding glycerophosphodiester phosphodiesterase yields the protein MTQEPPTSTILRIGHRGACGHAPENTLASIEQAIVLRCALTEVDIQRTSDDELVLLHDKRVDRTTNGRGCVADLTLPAIRMLDAGGGESPPTLDDVLKAANGRIGLILELKTGGSAYDVCAIVRGSGFNQPVIYASFLQEELQHVRRANPHAQTMILFTRLPANPGAAAAKLHATHVGLRLDTVTEPLVNALRNDGLIVFAYTANQPAQISKMKILGVDGIISDFPDLV from the coding sequence ATGACACAAGAACCCCCTACGAGCACGATCCTCCGCATCGGACATCGAGGCGCCTGCGGACACGCACCGGAAAATACCTTGGCCTCCATTGAGCAGGCGATCGTGCTTCGGTGCGCCTTGACGGAGGTGGACATTCAACGAACGTCCGACGACGAATTGGTCCTTCTGCATGACAAGCGGGTCGACCGCACCACGAACGGTCGCGGGTGTGTTGCGGATCTGACGCTACCAGCTATTCGAATGCTGGATGCCGGTGGCGGCGAAAGCCCTCCGACCTTAGACGACGTGCTCAAGGCCGCGAACGGCCGAATCGGCCTGATTCTGGAGCTGAAGACCGGGGGATCGGCCTATGATGTCTGCGCGATCGTCCGTGGCAGCGGTTTCAATCAACCTGTGATCTATGCTTCATTCCTACAGGAAGAGCTCCAACATGTCCGACGAGCGAATCCACACGCACAAACCATGATCCTCTTTACGCGTTTGCCAGCCAATCCAGGAGCCGCAGCCGCTAAACTTCATGCCACCCACGTAGGTTTGCGTCTCGATACCGTGACTGAGCCACTCGTGAATGCTCTACGCAACGACGGCCTGATCGTGTTCGCTTACACGGCCAATCAGCCCGCTCAAATCAGCAAGATGAAGATACTCGGGGTGGATGGGATCATCTCCGACTTTCCGGACCTTGTCTGA
- a CDS encoding 4a-hydroxytetrahydrobiopterin dehydratase, whose product MALADNKCVPCRGGVPPLPNDRAEALLKELGRGWTLNAQGHLERLYTFKDFAQALAYVNKVGAIAEAEGHHPDLYLAWGKCKVEIWTHKVDGLTESDFYLAAKADREFEPFKAGA is encoded by the coding sequence ATGGCGCTTGCTGACAATAAATGTGTACCCTGTCGTGGCGGGGTGCCGCCGTTACCGAATGACCGCGCTGAGGCATTGCTGAAGGAACTCGGCCGTGGGTGGACGTTGAATGCCCAGGGTCATCTGGAGCGTCTCTACACGTTCAAGGATTTTGCGCAGGCGTTGGCCTATGTGAACAAGGTCGGAGCGATCGCAGAGGCGGAGGGCCATCATCCGGATCTCTATCTCGCCTGGGGCAAGTGCAAGGTTGAGATCTGGACACACAAGGTCGACGGCCTAACCGAAAGCGATTTCTATCTGGCGGCGAAGGCGGATCGTGAATTTGAGCCGTTCAAGGCAGGAGCC